A single window of Dermacentor albipictus isolate Rhodes 1998 colony chromosome 1, USDA_Dalb.pri_finalv2, whole genome shotgun sequence DNA harbors:
- the LOC135904117 gene encoding uncharacterized protein codes for MLRARSGRQHLVLSLLILALVAGNVHGWATLKKILMARLLSGPRVIAVPIPVPTGHHHHPPPRPPPHYHHHHLPPPPPPPAPPMLPVALPIHHYHYPPTNVWDTPIPKSPGVTEITDLSHLHALFDAPAEPPAKLTQEHASGVDVIDFSAAAEALASASADKSSKASSTQSLPTYSERVATKRPSYNPYRSTTYYSAETPNKYYTSSASSPYASKSYATIDYDSYATKALSKSTRYPYGPRYLDEADYPANMAALRQFMKDHHIKSLDPTWSRQPTSYPQTESSKWPSVEASSLSKAAADYTTSPHRGYGWMPYPTHSYNKAYPTHSYDKVYPTHYYDKSYPTLSYDKSYPTHSYDRAYPTHSNDKADPTHSYDKAYPTHSYGKKGEDKNSATKQYESTDPFDWAQYVASAYKAASEKASSQSSAAARYDAASQGGDNYAETSSTTTTEPSLGSPKYQGNEKQGSPSTLASVTSTTSKTPTELQAPDPPATTTLSSGSPRSNKKN; via the exons ATGCTTCGAGCGAGGAGTGGCCGACAGCACCTGGTGCTGTCCTTGCTGATTCTCGCCTTAGTGGCGGGAAACGTACACGGCTGGGCCACGCTGAAGAAGATTCTCATGGCGCGATTACTTAGCGGGCCTCGAGTGATTGCCGTACCTATTCCCGTACCCACGggtcaccaccaccacccaccTCCGAGGCCACCGCCGCACTATCACCACCACCACttgccgccgccaccaccgccgccagccCCACCAATGCTCCCAGTAGCTTTGCC CATTCACCATTACCACTACCCACCGACGAACGTATGGGACACGCCCATTCCCAAGTCTCCAGGCGTCACCGAAATCACCGATCTCTCCCACCTGCACGCCCTGTTCGACGCACCCGCAGAGCCACCAGCAAAGCTGACCCAAGAGCACGCGAGTGGTGTCGACGTCATAGACTTCAGTGCGGCCGCCGAAGCCTTAGCTTCGGCCAGTGCCGACAAGTCTTCCAAGGCGTCATCGACTCAGAGCTTGCCGACATATTCGGAGCGCGTGGCGACCAAGCGTCCCAGCTATAACCCTTACAGAAGCACGACCTACTACTCGGCTGAGACTCCCAACAAGTACTACACTTCCTCCGCTTCTTCTCCTTACGCGAGCAAGTCCTACGCGACCATCGACTACGATAGTTATGCTACCAAAGCGCTGTCCAAATCTACTCGTTATCCTTACGGACCGAGATACCTGGATGAGGCCGACTACCCTGCTAACATGGCCGCCTTGAGACAATTCATGAAGGACCATCACATAAAGTCCCTAGATCCCACGTGGAGTCGACAACCAACGTCTTACCCTCAGACAGAGTCCTCAAAGTGGCCCTCCGTGGAGGCATCGTCATTGAGTAAAGCAGCAGCCGACTACACCACGTCTCCACACAGGGGCTACGGCTGGATGCCGTACCCGACGCATTCCTACAACAAAGCCTATCCTACGCATTCGTACGACAAAGTGTATCCAACGCATTATTATGACAAGTCATATCCCACGCTTTCCTACGACAAATCATATCCTACACACTCGTATGACAGAGCCTATCCTACGCACTCTAACGATAAAGCGGACCCTACGCATTCCTACGACAAAGCGTATCCTACGCATTCCTACGGCAAGAAAGGGGAAGACAAAAATAGCGCGACAAAACAGTACGAATCCACCGACCCTTTCGACTGGGCTCAGTACGTTGCTTCGGCGTACAAAGCCGCGAGCGAGAAGGCATCGAGCCAGTCTTCTGCTGCGGCTAGGTACGACGCGGCGTCTCAGGGCGGTGACAATTACGCAGAGACCTCGTCGACGACCACAACTGAGCCATCGCTGGGGTCTCCGAAATATCAAGGAAATGAGAAGCAAGGAAGTCCTTCTACGTTGGCGTCGGTGACTTCGACGACTTCGAAGACTCCAACCGAGCTGCAAGCGCCAGACCCTCCTGCAACTACAACTTTGTCTTCGGGAAGCCCGAGATCAAATAAGAAAAATTAA